In one Neobacillus sp. CF12 genomic region, the following are encoded:
- the rplN gene encoding 50S ribosomal protein L14 codes for MIQQESRLKVADNSGAREVLTIKVLGGSGRKTAGIGDVIVCTVKQATPGGVVKKGDVVKAVIVRTKSGARRPDGSYIRFDENACVIIKDDKSPRGTRIFGPVARELRDNNFMKIVSLAPEVL; via the coding sequence ATGATTCAACAAGAATCACGTTTAAAAGTTGCTGATAACTCTGGTGCTCGTGAGGTACTTACCATTAAAGTTCTTGGTGGTTCTGGCCGTAAAACTGCGGGTATCGGTGATGTTATCGTATGTACAGTGAAACAAGCAACACCTGGTGGCGTTGTTAAAAAAGGTGACGTTGTTAAAGCCGTTATCGTTCGTACGAAAAGCGGTGCTCGTCGACCTGATGGATCATACATTCGTTTTGATGAGAACGCATGTGTAATTATCAAGGATGATAAGAGCCCACGTGGAACTCGTATCTTCGGACCAGTTGCTCGTGAACTTCGCGATAACAACTTTATGAAAATCGTATCCTTGGCTCCAGAAGTATTATAA
- the rplX gene encoding 50S ribosomal protein L24, translating to MHVKKGDKVRVISGKDKGKTGVILAAYPKDSRVLVEGVNIVKKHAKPSQVNPQGGILSFEAPIHVSNVMPIDPKSGNPTRVGYTTVDGKKVRVAKSGEVLDK from the coding sequence ATGCATGTTAAAAAGGGTGACAAAGTAAGAGTTATCTCCGGTAAGGATAAGGGCAAAACAGGAGTAATCCTAGCAGCCTATCCTAAAGATAGCCGTGTACTAGTAGAAGGTGTAAACATCGTGAAAAAACACGCTAAACCTTCTCAAGTGAATCCACAAGGCGGAATTTTGAGCTTTGAGGCACCAATTCATGTATCCAACGTTATGCCTATCGACCCTAAGTCAGGTAACCCAACTCGTGTTGGTTACACAACGGTAGATGGTAAAAAAGTACGCGTAGCAAAATCCGGTGAAGTATTAGATAAATAG